The Methylomonas koyamae genome has a segment encoding these proteins:
- a CDS encoding argininosuccinate synthase, translating into MSDIKKVVLAYSGGLDTSVILKWLQDVYQCEVVTFTADIGQGEELEPARAKAKAAGIKEIYIDDLREEFARDFVFPMFRANTIYEGEYLLGTSIARPLIAKRLIEIANETGADAISHGATGKGNDQVRFELGAYALRPDIKVIAPWREWDLNSRQKLLDYAEQHGISVEMKKGKSSPYSMDANSLHISYEGRILENPWTEPEEDMWRWSVSPENAPDQATYVELDYRNGDIVAIDGEPHTPHQVMEKLNKIAGANGVGRLDIVENRYVGMKSRGCYETPAGTVMLKAHRAIESLTLDREVAHLKDELMPRYASLIYNGYWWSPERKMLQTMIDASQVNVNGKVRVKLYKGNVIVVGRQSETNSLFDENIATFEEDGGAYNQKDAEGFIKLNALRMRIAAKKGR; encoded by the coding sequence ATGTCGGATATTAAAAAAGTGGTGCTGGCCTATTCGGGCGGTCTGGATACTTCAGTAATCTTGAAATGGCTGCAAGACGTTTACCAATGCGAGGTGGTGACGTTTACCGCCGACATCGGCCAGGGCGAAGAGCTGGAGCCGGCACGGGCCAAGGCCAAAGCAGCCGGCATCAAGGAAATCTATATCGACGATTTGCGCGAGGAATTTGCCCGCGATTTCGTATTTCCGATGTTTCGCGCCAATACCATTTACGAAGGCGAATATCTGTTGGGTACCTCCATTGCCCGGCCGCTGATCGCCAAACGTTTGATCGAAATCGCCAACGAAACCGGTGCCGACGCGATTTCCCACGGCGCTACCGGCAAAGGTAACGACCAAGTGCGTTTCGAGCTGGGCGCTTACGCCTTGCGTCCGGACATTAAAGTCATTGCGCCATGGCGGGAATGGGATCTGAATTCCCGGCAGAAGCTATTGGATTACGCCGAACAACACGGTATCTCGGTCGAGATGAAGAAGGGCAAATCCTCGCCGTACTCGATGGACGCCAACTCGCTGCACATCTCTTACGAAGGCCGGATTCTGGAAAATCCGTGGACCGAGCCGGAAGAAGATATGTGGCGCTGGAGCGTGTCGCCGGAAAACGCTCCGGATCAAGCCACTTACGTCGAATTGGACTATCGAAACGGCGATATCGTCGCTATCGACGGCGAACCGCATACGCCGCACCAAGTCATGGAAAAACTGAATAAAATCGCCGGCGCCAACGGCGTGGGCCGTTTGGATATCGTCGAGAACCGTTACGTGGGCATGAAATCGCGCGGCTGCTACGAAACTCCGGCCGGTACCGTGATGTTGAAAGCCCATCGTGCGATCGAATCTCTAACGCTCGACCGGGAAGTGGCGCATTTGAAAGACGAATTGATGCCGCGCTACGCCTCGCTGATTTACAACGGTTACTGGTGGAGCCCGGAGCGCAAGATGTTGCAAACCATGATCGACGCCTCGCAAGTCAACGTTAACGGCAAAGTGCGGGTCAAGTTGTATAAAGGCAATGTGATTGTGGTCGGTCGCCAATCCGAAACCAATAGCTTGTTCGACGAAAATATTGCGACCTTCGAGGAAGACGGCGGCGCTTACAACCAAAAAGACGCCGAAGGCTTTATTAAGCTCAATGCGCTGCGGATGCGGATCGCCGCAAAAAAAGGCCGTTGA